The proteins below are encoded in one region of Silene latifolia isolate original U9 population chromosome 2, ASM4854445v1, whole genome shotgun sequence:
- the LOC141641804 gene encoding uncharacterized protein LOC141641804: MQKAAYHKVIPFDYERGLYRVKTGRGTRLPGKGGKVHTINVHRNTCTCEKIKIYKLPCSHILAVCRFRGLSYAEFVDPLFTSMEYRMSYIKSFRPIKDVAYWPPYNWHKIIANENLKRGKGRPRSTRLCNEMDDGARGKNSCSICRKKGHNKKTCSSRNDTTTVRHSDTSSTSGTRLP; encoded by the exons ATGCAAAAGGCAGCTTACCATAAAGTGATCCCGTTTGATTATGAGAGGGGTTTATACCGGGTAAAAACAGGTCGAGGCACCAGACTACCAGGGAAGGGAGGAAAAGTTCACACAATAAATGTTCACAGGAATACTTGCACTTGTGAGAAGATAAAAATCTATAAGTTACCATGCTCACACATACTTGCTGTTTGTCGTTTTAGAGGATTATCATATGCAGAGTTTGTTGATCCATTATTTACTTCGATGGAGTATAGAATGTCTTATATCAAGAGCTTCCGGCCGATCAAGGATGTAGCTTATTGGCCACCTTACAACTGGCACAAAATCATTGCTAATGAGAACTTGAAACGAGGTAAAGGGCGTCCACGTTCTACCAGGTTGTGTAATGAGATGGATGATGGTGCTCGTGGTAAGAATTCTTGTAGCATTTGTCGCAAAAAAGGTCATAATAAGAAAACATGTTCATCTAGAAATGATACAACCACGGTCAG GCATAGTGACacaagcagtacttctgggactCGTTTGCCTTGA
- the LOC141641805 gene encoding uncharacterized protein LOC141641805: MLTDDQYIEDHSSDFVSPTFISAFEIPYHSNDGAYGYGIYNSLDSNNADVFGYENIGNDSDEDEHDTTREVNDNILRQSAPCPEFNKVTELDNDLLNSWRSWSGNSSFVVDGEFCIGQEFDTQHQLKNVVKLYSITRNKSFRVKEVDSSKYVVECVKKQECNCSWRLQATRMNDLPVFRIVKYNGPHSSNCAVDISSHDHPLLSSDFVSTNIQQLIRVDPAFKVLSIIELIKDKFHYTITYKRAWFAKQKAIANIFGDWENSYEELPKFMQALKESNPGNVVHWCLIPTSDPSVHIFQRVFWAFRPSIEGFNHCRPVISIDGTHLYGKYKGTLLIAMGIDANSQLFPLAFAIVESENGDSWPWFLACIRRSVTQRPNICVISDRHAGILKAMNEIGSG; encoded by the coding sequence ATGTTGACTGACGATCAATATATAGAAGATCATAGTTCGGATTTTGTTTCTCCGACATTTATTAGCGCCTTTGAAATTCCATATCATAGTAATGATGGTGCCTATGGTTATGGGATATACAACTCTTTAGACAGTAATAATGCTGATGTTTTTGGCTATGAGAACATCGGTAATGATAGTGACGAGGATGAACATGATACAACTAGAGAGGTTAATGATAATATCTTAAGACAAAGTGCTCCATGTCCAGAATTTAATAAAGTGACGGAACTTGATAATGACCTTCTTAATTCATGGAGAAGTTGGTCAGGAAATAGTTCATTTGTGGTGGATGGCGAATTTTGCATTGGTCAAGAATTTGATACACAACATCAATTGAAAAATGTTGTCAAGTTGTATTCCATAACCAGAAATAAGTCATTCCGTGTTAAAGAGGTTGACTCATCAAAGTATGTGGTTGAATGCGTGAAAAAACAAGAATGCAATTGCTCCTGGAGACTGCAAGCTACGAGGATGAACGATCTTCCCGTTTTCCGAATTGTCAAATATAATGGTCCACATTCAAGTAATTGTGCTGTTGACATAAGTTCACATGATCATCCTCTCCTTAGTTCTGATTTTGTGAGCACCAACATTCAACAACTGATAAGAGTAGATCCTGCTTTTAAAGTGCTTTCTATTATTGAACTTATCAAAGATAAATTTCACTACACCATTACATACAAGAGAGCATGGTTTGCAAAGCAAAAAGCGATTGCGAATATTTTTGGCGATTGGGAAAATTCATACGAAGAACTCCCAAAATTCATGCAAGCTCTCAAGGAATCTAATCCCGGAAATGTGGTTCACTGGTGCTTAATTCCAACTTCAGACCCTTCTGTGCATATATTTCAGAGAGTGTTTTGGGCATTTCGGCCTTCTATTGAAGGTTTTAATCACTGTCGTCCAGTTATAAGTATTGACGGCACTCATTTATATGGTAAATATAAGGGGACGTTACTTATTGCCATGGGAATTGATGCGAATAGCCAATTATTTCCTCTTGCATTCGCTATTGTTGAAAGTGAGAATGGAGATAGTTGGCCTTGGTTTCTTGCTTGCATAAGACGATCTGTTACTCAAAGGCCCAACATTTGTGTTATTTCTGATCGGCATGCAGGTATCTTGAAAGCCATGAATGAAATTGGAAGTGGATGA
- the LOC141643922 gene encoding beta-glucuronosyltransferase GlcAT14A: MGGSSSERKRWLFALFTALFISILLLFSIISGLSASTLHVTTSSATSPNRGPQFPPSFAYYIYGGAGDKEQLFRLLLAVYHPRNRYLLHLASDASGDEREWLAAAVLSVPAVRGFENVDVIGRPLWLTSMGATNIAASLRAAAILLKLDGGWDWLISLSAQDYPLLTQDDLAHVFSSVKRDLNFIDHTSDLSWKEQARVKPIVVDPSIYLARRSQLFTATEKRPTPVAFKVFTGSPWVTLSRPFLEYCIFGWDNLPRTMLMYFNNALLPQEGYFHSVICNSPEFSNTTVNSDLRYMMWDSPPKMDPHFLGVSDFDQMTQSGAAFARRFNKDDPVLSMIDEKILHRRHNRVAPGAWCGGRDSWFTDACATWGDVNSIKPGLQAKRFSESLTNYLDDLSSQSTQCK; encoded by the exons ATGGGAGGATCATCATCGGAGAGAAAACGATGGTTATTCGCATTATTCACCGCTTTATTCATCTCAATCTTACTATTATTCTCAATAATCTCCGGATTATCCGCGTCAACCCTCCACGTCACCACTTCTAGCGCCACGTCACCCAACCGTGGTCCCCAATTTCCGCCGTCGTTCGCGTATTACATCTACGGCGGCGCCGGTGACAAAGAGCAGCTTTTCCGACTGTTGCTCGCCGTCTACCACCCTAGAAACCGTTACTTGTTACACCTCGCCTCCGACGCGTCCGGCGATGAGAGAGAATGGCTTGCGGCGGCGGTTTTATCGGTACCTGCGGTTCGGGGTTTTGAGAATGTAGATGTTATTGGTCGGCCTTTGTGGCTGACGTCAATGGGTGCTACTAATATCGCCGCGTCGCTCCGCGCCGCGGCGATATTGTTGAAGCTTGATGGAGGGTGGGATTGGCTTATTAGTTTGAGTGCTCAGGATTATCCTCTTCTTACTCAGGATG ACTTGGCTCATGTATTCTCATCAGTGAAGAGAGATCTCAATTTTATTGATCACACCAGTGACCTCAGCTGGAAAGA ACAGGCTAGGGTTAAACCTATTGTTGTGGACCCTTCAATTTATTTGGCTAGGAGAAGTCAGTTATTTACCGCCACAGAGAAGCGGCCGACACCTGTTGCTTTCAAAGTTTTCACAG GTTCTCCTTGGGTCACCTTAAGCCGACCCTTTCTGGAATATTGCATCTTTGGGTGGGATAATCTCCCTCGCACCATGCTAATGTATTTTAATAACGCGCTGTTACCCCAAGAAGGGTATTTCCATTCAGTCATATGCAACTCACCTGAGTTCAGTAACACGACCGTCAACAGTGATTTGAGATACATGATGTGGGATAGTCCCCCAAAGATGGATCCCCACTTTTTAGGGGTGTCTGATTTTGATCAGATGACTCAAAGTGGGGCTGCTTTTGCTAGACGATTTAACAAGGATGATCCTGTATTATCCATGATTGATGAGAAAATACTCCATCGAAGGCACAACCGAGTTGCTCCAGGGGCATGGTGCGGTGGTCGAGATAGTTGGTTCACCGATGCTTGCGCCACATGGGGTGATGTCAACTCTATAAAGCCTGGTCTTCAAGCGAAAAGATTCTCAGAATCTTTGACGAATTACCTTGATGACTTGAGTTCACAGTCGACTCAGTGCAAATAA